Proteins encoded by one window of Marixanthomonas sp. SCSIO 43207:
- a CDS encoding tryptophan 2,3-dioxygenase family protein, protein MKQEDIIKAINEKYKALGENPDTYLKGLLQAKPINYWDYIEVDTLLSLQKPRTDFKDEKIFIMYHQVIELLLKMVRHEVIQLFEMEDVDEDVWLDKFSRLNRYVHMLITSFDIMKDGMSYEDYNIFRSTLTPASGFQSAQFRYIEIYCTKLENLINEEGKKRLPENPSTQDYFKHIYWRDAGYNHKTGAKTLTLRQFEEKYLDSFISLAEKVKGNTLEEKFLELKNPSKELQEIILTFDKLYNVDWPLVHLNTARHYLDKKGENKTATGGSEWKKYLHPKFQQRKFFPTLWKEETS, encoded by the coding sequence ATGAAACAAGAAGACATCATCAAAGCCATTAATGAAAAGTATAAAGCCTTGGGTGAAAACCCAGACACCTACCTCAAAGGACTTTTACAAGCCAAACCCATAAATTATTGGGATTACATAGAGGTTGATACGCTGCTTTCTCTTCAAAAGCCTCGCACCGATTTTAAAGATGAAAAGATCTTCATCATGTACCACCAAGTTATTGAATTATTGCTTAAGATGGTTAGGCACGAAGTTATTCAGCTTTTTGAGATGGAGGATGTAGATGAAGATGTGTGGCTAGACAAATTTTCCCGCTTAAATCGGTATGTGCATATGCTCATCACTTCATTTGATATTATGAAAGATGGTATGAGTTATGAAGATTATAATATTTTTCGTTCTACATTAACTCCGGCCAGCGGATTTCAAAGTGCTCAATTTAGATATATAGAGATATATTGCACCAAACTAGAAAATTTAATTAATGAAGAAGGTAAAAAGCGACTTCCTGAAAATCCTTCAACCCAAGATTATTTTAAGCACATTTATTGGCGCGATGCCGGTTACAATCATAAAACAGGCGCCAAAACACTAACGCTACGCCAATTTGAAGAAAAGTATCTAGATTCATTTATTTCATTAGCAGAAAAAGTAAAAGGAAACACCCTTGAAGAAAAGTTTCTTGAGCTTAAAAATCCTTCCAAAGAGTTACAAGAAATCATCTTAACATTTGACAAACTCTATAATGTAGATTGGCCATTGGTACATTTAAATACTGCTAGGCATTATTTAGATAAAAAAGGAGAAAACAAAACTGCAACCGGAGGTTCAGAATGGAAAAAATACTTGCACCCCAAGTTTCAGCAACGTAAATTTTTCCCAACACTTTGGAAAGAGGAAACATCGTGA
- a CDS encoding phage integrase SAM-like domain-containing protein, with protein MTVTPCFRKKKTQDSYGYLGVRVTLNRKSSIHNVGEKIHKKFWNRRKHKIRKSHPESVRLNKLLADKIKEIKELEETPCLSISDNNLISKSFLAYYHHQIINYDRSLSRDTVKSYRSAYLMLERYLKEINKEDLLLEQVNKRFISDLKNFLIDQKLALSSIHKYFKHIKTIYNRGVEAGLITNVTDPFKGLKIGVPVKSKQFLTINNIKDLIYADIPRESPDEITRMKFLVQFFGQGLRISDLFTIRYKNIMVDSSEAIIQFSQFKTKHPLTVFVSRDLLRYMCYFINPQKYYDFYYKRKYKFLLDGKEYSMTYNGHQSRHKFLFSKLDVGSKFYKMSVNFMENLNEKIYKEQLQLIKQKKQEDPSEFIVKGLNKHLYNDESFAPRKILNKKQKAKFETCKNYYVESLKSLDKYMQSGINIVGHTARHSFARHQLEIGTDSYLIRDLLGHKDIRTTEEYLRGFHKKIVKKSIKKSHYFVMLNLLNDFNID; from the coding sequence ATGACAGTAACACCATGCTTTAGAAAAAAGAAAACCCAAGACTCATATGGATATTTGGGGGTAAGAGTGACATTAAATCGTAAGTCTTCGATTCACAATGTTGGAGAAAAAATTCACAAAAAATTTTGGAACCGTCGAAAACATAAAATCAGAAAATCTCATCCCGAATCTGTAAGATTGAATAAATTACTCGCTGATAAGATAAAGGAGATAAAAGAGCTAGAGGAGACTCCTTGCTTGTCAATAAGTGATAATAACTTAATCTCGAAGTCGTTTCTGGCATACTATCACCATCAGATAATAAATTACGATCGTTCTTTAAGTCGAGATACCGTAAAGTCTTATCGGTCCGCTTACCTCATGCTGGAACGTTATTTAAAAGAAATAAATAAAGAGGATTTACTGCTCGAACAGGTAAATAAGAGGTTCATTAGTGATTTAAAAAATTTTTTAATTGATCAAAAACTAGCTCTTTCAAGCATTCATAAATATTTCAAACATATAAAGACTATTTATAATCGGGGAGTTGAGGCTGGATTAATTACAAACGTGACGGATCCTTTTAAAGGTTTAAAAATTGGGGTGCCTGTCAAAAGCAAACAGTTCTTGACGATAAACAATATAAAAGATTTAATTTACGCTGATATACCCCGAGAATCTCCTGATGAGATTACTCGGATGAAATTTCTGGTTCAATTTTTTGGACAAGGCTTGAGAATAAGTGATTTGTTTACCATTAGATACAAGAATATTATGGTTGACTCATCTGAAGCTATTATACAATTCTCGCAATTCAAAACTAAACACCCTTTAACTGTTTTTGTCAGTAGAGATCTTCTCAGATACATGTGCTACTTCATTAATCCTCAGAAATACTATGACTTTTATTATAAACGAAAATATAAGTTTTTGCTTGATGGAAAAGAATATTCCATGACATATAATGGACATCAATCTCGTCATAAATTTTTGTTTAGTAAACTTGATGTTGGTTCTAAATTTTATAAAATGAGTGTTAATTTCATGGAAAATTTGAATGAAAAAATTTACAAAGAACAACTTCAACTTATAAAGCAAAAGAAGCAAGAGGACCCGTCAGAATTTATCGTAAAAGGATTAAATAAACATCTTTATAATGATGAATCGTTTGCTCCCAGAAAAATTCTTAATAAGAAACAAAAGGCGAAGTTTGAAACCTGTAAGAATTATTATGTTGAGAGCCTTAAGTCATTAGACAAATATATGCAATCGGGAATCAATATTGTTGGTCATACTGCGCGACATTCATTTGCGCGGCATCAGTTAGAAATAGGTACTGATAGCTATCTTATACGTGATTTGTTAGGTCATAAAGATATTAGAACTACAGAAGAATACTTACGAGGATTCCATAAAAAGATTGTAAAAAAAAGTATAAAAAAATCTCATTATTTCGTTATGCTCAATTTGTTAAATGATTTTAATATAGATTAA
- a CDS encoding tyrosine-type recombinase/integrase: MTGSKYIDYDRASNIGRRLIKREENKNFGLLIICGINLGMRISDLLSLTFDQLKCETFKITEKKTGKLRQLKVNDHIRDALTFFKDDLIYEMGGHAFTSQKGSVFSPQHVNRLLKKNLKGNFSSHSLRKSFGRRVWDNDNQSERSLIYLSELFNHSSTQITRTYLGIKQEELNDIYMSL; encoded by the coding sequence ATGACGGGCTCTAAATACATTGATTACGATCGTGCATCTAATATTGGACGAAGGTTAATCAAACGTGAAGAAAACAAAAACTTTGGACTTCTAATAATATGCGGTATTAATTTAGGGATGCGAATTAGTGATCTTTTATCTTTAACCTTTGATCAACTTAAGTGTGAAACGTTTAAAATAACCGAAAAGAAAACGGGTAAATTGCGACAATTAAAGGTGAACGATCATATTCGAGATGCTCTCACTTTTTTTAAAGATGACTTAATTTATGAAATGGGTGGCCACGCTTTTACTTCTCAGAAAGGATCAGTTTTCTCCCCCCAGCATGTGAATAGACTTTTGAAGAAAAATCTTAAAGGAAATTTTTCTTCTCATAGTCTTCGAAAGTCATTTGGCCGACGTGTTTGGGACAATGATAATCAAAGTGAAAGATCCCTTATATATCTGAGTGAATTATTTAATCATTCGTCTACTCAAATAACACGTACATATCTTGGTATAAAGCAAGAAGAACTGAATGATATTTATATGAGCTTATGA
- a CDS encoding PepSY domain-containing protein, producing MKNKKLNQWLWKWHVIAGLISAPFIVLLAITGGIYLFKDTYEKGRKDNVVKVIPSNNIHSYEEQRNVADSILGKPHSAMILSFKDSLATQFISGSFGHKNSVYVNPYTNKIIDIIADTDGAMYNIRKLHGELLLGTAGTLIVELIASWIMVLLITGVFVWWPMRNWRLQGFFVPRLNMGKQVLFRDLHAIIAFWISTLLILVLAGAFPWTEVVGSNFKKVQEITNTGFPKSWMGVGLSEPSKQDPIPLDEIVSKASTLDLPGEVQIDFPKGPAGVYTVGNTYYPDLSSQEKFHYNQYSGELVLHQKWADVGILMRARMWFMAFHQGQFGAWNWWLMLFIAIFLALSSAAAILSYFSKKPKNKWIVPKVPRNFHISNGVILIIILLSLLFPLFGISALIIYVLEKKLIAKS from the coding sequence ATGAAAAACAAAAAATTAAATCAATGGCTATGGAAATGGCATGTAATCGCAGGTCTTATTTCAGCGCCTTTCATCGTGTTGTTGGCAATAACTGGGGGCATATATTTGTTTAAAGATACTTATGAAAAAGGAAGGAAAGACAACGTAGTAAAGGTAATACCTTCAAATAATATTCATTCTTATGAAGAACAGCGAAACGTTGCGGATTCAATTTTAGGAAAACCACATTCAGCAATGATACTCTCTTTCAAAGATTCGCTTGCTACACAATTTATATCAGGAAGTTTTGGGCATAAAAACAGTGTGTATGTAAATCCATATACAAACAAAATTATAGATATAATAGCAGACACCGATGGTGCTATGTATAATATTAGAAAATTGCATGGTGAACTTTTGCTGGGTACAGCGGGTACTCTAATTGTAGAACTTATTGCAAGTTGGATAATGGTACTTTTAATTACGGGAGTTTTTGTGTGGTGGCCGATGAGAAATTGGCGACTACAAGGTTTTTTTGTACCCAGGCTCAATATGGGAAAACAAGTGTTATTCCGTGATCTACACGCTATTATAGCATTTTGGATTTCCACTCTGTTAATACTGGTTTTAGCTGGAGCCTTTCCATGGACGGAGGTCGTGGGTTCTAATTTTAAAAAAGTACAAGAAATAACCAATACGGGATTCCCTAAATCATGGATGGGAGTTGGACTTTCAGAACCATCAAAACAAGATCCAATTCCATTAGATGAAATTGTTTCAAAGGCGAGTACATTAGACTTACCAGGTGAGGTACAAATTGACTTTCCAAAAGGTCCTGCTGGAGTTTATACCGTTGGCAACACCTATTATCCTGATTTGAGCTCACAGGAAAAATTCCATTATAATCAATATTCAGGCGAATTGGTATTGCATCAAAAATGGGCGGATGTCGGTATTCTTATGCGAGCTCGTATGTGGTTTATGGCATTTCATCAAGGTCAATTTGGTGCTTGGAATTGGTGGCTAATGCTATTTATTGCTATTTTTCTTGCGTTATCGAGTGCAGCTGCCATTCTATCGTATTTTTCTAAAAAACCAAAAAACAAATGGATTGTGCCCAAAGTACCGAGAAATTTTCACATTTCTAATGGTGTAATACTCATCATAATACTGCTAAGTTTGCTTTTTCCCTTATTCGGGATTTCCGCACTGATAATTTATGTTTTAGAAAAAAAATTAATAGCGAAAAGCTAA